One window of Biomphalaria glabrata chromosome 6, xgBioGlab47.1, whole genome shotgun sequence genomic DNA carries:
- the LOC106057502 gene encoding uncharacterized protein LOC106057502 produces the protein MFLVIVGASMMGASVLLVLAVVGSICYIVKKNKRINKKEESRMLKSSMGDTYEVIKDNEVETHGSSDIYSSAKENHATATTIPNRYTISTGRGSKSSKKSKSSSKSNTLDLCRKESDSLYSVADAEDDREEGLNFDDSQEDYEVISETARKPPPNNKIATPFLLATNAGALPLPQLRSVTARHEPTDVKPPATEPPSPGSNTTSCKPRESSPYQALDRSGRARSIDLNIISNYDDVIDVRSTKSNRHQQCKTADVVHGNEPAFTFTPKCFSENVYSLQKRAESESTDNEEHIYEAYDKVNANQKASYANIQPAAPVSTVVPNTNTLPSSPARDNIYFLCESDDSDSSNESVSNCNVDDNSTTELGMLVEHVSDLTQISDNLLEEKGHNDILCPSLQDSDKQNPKDEDVQKAASVSGETPKEDANANSSEDMNTMLSQSISIEAPIPLISQSTEATPESSQPTEYTDNIDNPSTSQVGLENVRSDTSETPLRTTYSNRNGAPRISFLADSVTNSAPETPKEIFDTLNNNINTSSFVADQSQT, from the exons ATGTTTTTAGTGATTGTCGGTGCCAGCATGATGGGTGCAAGTGTACTGTTGGTCCTGGCAGTCGTTGGATCTATATG TTACATtgttaaaaagaataaaagaatcAACAAGAAAGAAGAGTCCAGGATGTTGAAGAGCTCCATGGGCGACACTTATGAAGTTATTAAAGATAATGAAGTGGAAACGCATGGcagttctgacatctacagctcggCCAAGGAAAACCACGCCACTGCAACCACGATACCCAACCGATACACCATCAGTACTGGACGCGGGTCGAAGAGTTCCAAGAAGTCAAAGAGCTCCTCAAAGTCAAACACCCTTGATCTCTGCCGCAAGGAGTCAGACTCTCTTTACAGTGTCGCGGACGCCGAGGATGACCGGGAAGAGGGTTTAAACTTTGATGACTCCCAGGAAGACTATGAGGTCATTTCAGAGACTGCTCGAAAGCCACCGCCAAACAACAAAATCGCCACGCCTTTCCTGCTGGCTACTAACGCTGGCGCCTTGCCACTGCCACAGCTGAGATCGGTGACGGCTCGACACGAGCCCACCGACGTCAAACCTCCAGCGACCGAGCCTCCGTCGCCAGGTTCCAATACAACGTCTTGTAAACCAAGAGAGTCATCCCCCTATCAGGCTTTGGACCGTTCGGGCAGGGCTCGCTCTATTGACCTGAACATAATCTCGAACTATGACGACGTCATTGACGTCCGGTCAACAAAGTCCAATCGGCACCAGCAATGCAAAACTGCAGACGTGGTGCACGGTAATGAGCCGGCCTTCACCTTTACACCCAAGTGCTTCTCAGAGAATGTGTACTCCTTGCAGAAGAGAGCCGAGAGCGAGAGCACGGATAACGAGGAGCACATCTACGAGGCCTACGATAAAGTCAACGCCAACCAAAAGGCCAGCTACGCTAACATTCAACCAGCGGCGCCAGTATCCACGGTGGTGCCGAATACGAACACGCTTCCCTCATCGCCCGCCCGTGACAATATATACTTTCTGTGTGAATCAGACGATTCCGACTCTTCAAACGAGTCTGTGTCTAACTGTAACGTAGACGACAACTCAACAACCGAGCTGGGAATGCTTGTCGAGCATGTGTCAGATCTCACACAAATCTCGGACAACTTGTTAGAAGAAAAAGGGCACAATGACATTCTGTGTCCATCGCTACAAGATTCCGACAAACAAAATCCAAAAGATGAAGACGTGCAGAAGGCAGCAAGCGTCTCTGGAGAAACGCCAAAAGAGGATGCCAATGCCAATTCCTCGGAAGATATGAATACAATGCTCTCGCAATCGATCAGCATTGAAGCTCCGATTCCTTTAATCTCACAGTCAACTGAAGCCACACCAGAGTCGTCGCAGCCAACAGAATACACCGACAACATTGACAATCCAAGCACATCTCAAGTAGGTCTAGAGAACGTCAGAAGTGATACATCGGAGACACCATTAAGGACGACATACTCTAATAGAAATGGTGCGCCAAGAATATCCTTTCTTGCAGACAGCGTTACAAATAGCGCGCCAGAAACCCCCAAAGAGATTTTCGACACGCTAAataacaacataaatacatctTCATTCGTGGCTGATCAGTCGCAAACATAA